From the Chloroflexus aurantiacus J-10-fl genome, one window contains:
- a CDS encoding peptidylprolyl isomerase — protein sequence MSQTPKPPRSAPSSAPTPVPRRPSRRRMEEERRQRLIIIVTASALVIALLAVASGLIYEQLWIPSRPVAQVGSVTLTRSDYWREQRIAYARQIIQNFQLLDLFGNNPQIAQQFQGRSIVIDQQIRALRRAEVDQQVVSEWIDRQIKQRAAGEFGITINDDEVIQNIVADLGFIFIPPLPEPTPTPDSNVTPEPTVDPAATATPEPTATPSPTPGGPTPTPEPSPTPVPTFTPEPTPLPAEARVQFDQIIDEVFRRYELELIVTERQPELSKDEFRQALLDQYRERLLNEQIQARLVPEDGFTYKTEAERVSARQILVAVTPPAEATPEQIEAAFAAALPAAQEIVAQLRNGADFATLAAERSDDIGSRENGGDIGSFDRNGFADNGATYPPELVAAAFSLPVNQVSDPIRTQFGWHILEITDQTIPSQEEQLSQARTEAFDRWIAEQRAAADVRRFPEPTPTPTLAPTEPVPTPVPTYLPGPPTPFPTPTLAPTVEITAEPTAEVTPTPTSTATTTP from the coding sequence ATGTCACAAACACCCAAACCGCCACGGAGCGCACCGTCATCGGCGCCAACCCCTGTGCCGCGGCGTCCATCACGTCGCCGCATGGAAGAAGAGCGCCGTCAGCGCCTGATTATTATCGTAACAGCGAGTGCGCTGGTCATCGCTCTGCTCGCCGTTGCGAGCGGATTGATCTACGAGCAGCTCTGGATACCCAGCCGACCGGTCGCCCAGGTTGGCTCAGTTACGTTAACCCGTAGTGATTACTGGCGTGAACAGCGCATCGCATACGCCCGGCAGATTATCCAGAATTTTCAGTTGCTTGATCTCTTTGGTAACAATCCCCAGATTGCGCAGCAGTTCCAGGGCCGCAGTATCGTGATCGATCAGCAGATCCGCGCGTTGCGCCGGGCTGAAGTTGATCAGCAAGTGGTGTCGGAATGGATTGATCGCCAGATCAAGCAGCGGGCAGCCGGGGAATTCGGTATTACTATTAATGATGATGAGGTCATTCAGAATATCGTTGCCGATCTTGGCTTCATCTTCATTCCACCACTACCCGAACCGACACCGACGCCCGATTCTAATGTCACCCCAGAACCGACGGTCGATCCGGCGGCAACGGCGACACCAGAACCAACCGCAACTCCATCGCCAACCCCTGGTGGTCCAACCCCGACCCCAGAGCCGTCACCGACACCGGTGCCTACCTTCACCCCAGAACCGACGCCGCTACCGGCTGAGGCACGGGTGCAGTTTGATCAGATTATCGATGAGGTGTTTCGCCGCTACGAACTCGAACTGATCGTCACCGAACGTCAGCCAGAGTTAAGCAAAGACGAATTCCGGCAGGCGTTGCTCGATCAGTACCGGGAGCGGTTGCTTAACGAGCAGATTCAGGCCCGGCTGGTACCCGAAGATGGCTTCACCTACAAGACAGAGGCAGAACGGGTTAGTGCACGCCAGATCCTGGTTGCCGTTACCCCCCCGGCTGAGGCGACTCCAGAGCAGATTGAAGCAGCGTTTGCAGCGGCTTTACCTGCGGCACAAGAGATTGTTGCGCAGCTTCGGAATGGTGCCGATTTTGCTACACTGGCCGCCGAGCGCTCTGACGATATTGGATCGCGTGAGAATGGCGGTGATATTGGTTCGTTCGACCGGAATGGCTTTGCCGATAATGGTGCAACCTATCCGCCGGAGCTGGTAGCGGCTGCCTTTAGCCTGCCGGTCAATCAGGTCAGCGATCCGATCCGCACCCAGTTTGGCTGGCATATCCTGGAAATCACCGATCAAACGATCCCCTCCCAGGAAGAACAACTTAGCCAGGCCCGCACCGAGGCGTTTGACCGCTGGATCGCTGAACAGCGGGCAGCCGCCGATGTCCGTCGTTTCCCCGAACCAACACCAACACCGACGCTGGCGCCGACCGAACCGGTACCAACACCGGTACCCACGTATCTGCCAGGCCCACCGACGCCATTCCCAACGCCAACGCTGGCGCCGACGGTCGAGATCACCGCAGAACCCACGGCAGAAGTAACGCCAACACCAACGTCGACTGCAACCACAACACCGTAA
- a CDS encoding PH domain-containing protein has product MQRWPPIPSSRVWISLALAVLSLIGAGWLIVRLATRLTGSPEQWPIDGLLFGEAMLALGLIILAVVLLYRFGAALTLRYSLDRNGLYVSWIGSRAIIPLNMIDRIEQGALAIGDWRTAFASIGYYHGRVKALDGTVIHRFTTRPLAEALVIYAGQEAYAISPVDQETFVQELEQRRRLGAIQTLAPGVQVARFLVYDFWADPVIRQILLSTFVLNLLLFGVLAFIYPTLPAQIEWRGDQIGAAAELVPRVRIFFLPVAALIIALLNLAGGLIVYRRSPLAARLWQGFSLGVQIFFAIAAAAVLGS; this is encoded by the coding sequence ATGCAACGCTGGCCACCAATTCCATCCTCAAGAGTCTGGATCAGCCTCGCGCTCGCCGTGCTGAGTCTCATCGGTGCCGGTTGGTTGATAGTGCGCCTCGCTACCAGACTAACCGGATCACCAGAACAATGGCCCATCGATGGCTTGCTCTTTGGTGAAGCAATGCTGGCGCTTGGGCTGATCATCCTCGCTGTCGTGCTCCTGTATCGGTTTGGCGCTGCGCTTACACTCCGCTATAGCCTTGATCGCAATGGTCTGTACGTCTCATGGATAGGCAGTCGCGCAATCATCCCGCTCAATATGATTGATCGCATCGAACAGGGTGCTCTGGCGATTGGCGACTGGCGTACTGCGTTTGCCAGCATCGGCTATTACCATGGACGAGTGAAAGCGCTGGATGGAACAGTCATCCACCGTTTTACTACCCGTCCGCTGGCCGAGGCACTGGTTATCTACGCCGGTCAGGAAGCCTACGCGATCTCGCCTGTTGACCAGGAAACCTTTGTCCAGGAGCTGGAGCAACGGCGTCGCCTGGGTGCCATACAGACCCTGGCGCCCGGTGTTCAGGTTGCCCGCTTTCTGGTCTACGACTTTTGGGCCGACCCGGTGATTCGCCAGATTCTTCTCAGTACGTTTGTGCTGAACCTGCTGCTCTTCGGTGTGCTGGCGTTTATCTATCCAACCCTACCGGCGCAGATTGAGTGGCGGGGTGATCAGATTGGTGCGGCAGCCGAACTTGTGCCACGGGTGCGTATCTTCTTTCTGCCTGTTGCAGCCCTGATCATCGCCTTGCTGAATCTGGCCGGTGGACTGATCGTGTATCGTCGTAGCCCCCTGGCAGCCCGGCTCTGGCAGGGATTTTCGTTGGGTGTGCAAATCTTCTTTGCCATCGCTGCGGCGGCTGTGCTGGGATCGTGA
- a CDS encoding ABC transporter substrate-binding protein — MNLLYWRRSLALALLFGLLLPILAACGGGSTPAAQPTTAPAEQPTTAPAEQPTTAPAEQPTAAPVAGTAQPGVLRLVTGSEPENIDPQKSSFVNEIQFIMMAYQALMTFDLDMNPIPGAAEKVEVSEDGTVYTFTLRRDGKYSDGTPLTARNFEYAWKRLADPETAGEYQSLPCGIIKGYSEYSAAACQGLSMEEVMQLDLEKLRDEFGVKAIDDYTLQIELVAPAPYFLSMAALWIGAPVREEDVAKGDDWWYYPENYIGNGPFVLKEWEHDSKAVWEPNPNYVGPLGPVKLKRVEYYMITDGQVAFQAYQNGEIDILGVGAEDLATVQSDPVLSKEVIDVPGSCTFYFGFNLAKPPFDNKLVRQAFAQALDREAYVRDVFQGLGTPTYSFIPPGFPGYQPDLKLWEFNPEKAKQTLAEAGYPDGQGLPEIRLTYSGTARNNARFEWVANQFKQNLGIDVILDPIDPTAFAAATKDNPPQMFSLGWCADYPDPQNWISLFQTNGLLSARVNYSNPQLDELVRQADVEQDPVKRAELYAQAQRILVEDAPVVFMLNNGGPVLVKPYVKGITPDTITPLDYWLGFFNLPNVDVQP; from the coding sequence ATGAATTTGCTTTACTGGCGTCGCTCGCTCGCACTGGCTCTCCTGTTTGGGTTACTCTTACCCATCCTCGCAGCCTGTGGCGGTGGTTCCACGCCGGCAGCTCAACCGACAACGGCCCCCGCCGAGCAACCAACAACCGCTCCCGCCGAGCAACCAACAACCGCCCCCGCTGAACAACCAACTGCCGCGCCGGTTGCCGGCACTGCGCAACCCGGCGTTCTGCGCCTCGTGACCGGTTCTGAGCCGGAGAACATCGATCCACAAAAATCGAGCTTCGTCAACGAGATTCAGTTCATCATGATGGCCTATCAGGCGCTGATGACCTTCGATCTCGATATGAATCCTATTCCTGGAGCTGCCGAAAAGGTTGAGGTTTCAGAAGACGGTACCGTCTACACATTCACCTTACGGCGCGATGGCAAGTACAGTGATGGGACACCGCTGACGGCACGTAACTTTGAATACGCCTGGAAGCGTCTGGCCGATCCTGAGACTGCCGGTGAGTACCAGTCGCTGCCGTGTGGCATCATCAAAGGCTACAGCGAGTACAGTGCCGCTGCGTGCCAGGGTCTGTCGATGGAAGAGGTCATGCAGCTCGATCTCGAGAAGCTGCGCGACGAATTTGGCGTCAAGGCCATCGATGACTACACGCTGCAGATCGAGCTGGTCGCACCTGCTCCCTACTTCCTCAGCATGGCAGCCCTCTGGATTGGCGCACCGGTGCGTGAGGAGGATGTTGCGAAGGGTGACGACTGGTGGTACTACCCGGAAAACTACATCGGTAACGGCCCGTTTGTGCTCAAGGAGTGGGAGCACGACAGCAAGGCAGTGTGGGAGCCTAACCCCAATTACGTCGGTCCGCTGGGTCCGGTCAAGCTCAAGCGGGTTGAGTACTACATGATCACCGACGGTCAGGTAGCGTTCCAGGCTTATCAGAACGGTGAGATTGACATCCTCGGTGTGGGTGCCGAAGACCTGGCAACCGTTCAATCTGATCCCGTCTTGAGCAAGGAAGTAATTGACGTACCCGGTTCGTGTACCTTCTACTTCGGCTTCAACCTGGCGAAGCCACCGTTTGACAACAAACTGGTGCGGCAGGCATTTGCCCAGGCGCTCGACCGTGAAGCGTATGTACGCGATGTCTTCCAGGGTCTGGGGACACCGACCTACAGCTTTATTCCACCCGGTTTTCCTGGGTACCAGCCTGATCTGAAGCTGTGGGAGTTTAACCCGGAGAAGGCGAAGCAGACGCTCGCCGAAGCCGGCTATCCGGATGGGCAGGGGCTGCCTGAAATCCGGCTTACCTATTCAGGTACGGCACGTAACAATGCTCGCTTCGAGTGGGTAGCCAACCAGTTCAAGCAGAATCTGGGGATCGATGTGATCCTTGATCCGATTGATCCGACAGCCTTTGCTGCGGCCACCAAGGACAATCCGCCGCAAATGTTCTCGCTCGGCTGGTGCGCCGACTACCCCGATCCGCAGAACTGGATCTCGTTGTTCCAGACCAACGGTCTGCTCAGCGCACGGGTGAACTACTCGAACCCGCAACTTGATGAGCTGGTGCGCCAGGCTGACGTTGAGCAAGACCCGGTGAAGCGGGCCGAACTGTACGCTCAGGCGCAGAGGATTCTGGTCGAAGATGCACCGGTGGTCTTTATGCTCAACAACGGTGGGCCGGTACTGGTGAAGCCATACGTGAAGGGTATCACACCTGACACCATCACCCCACTCGATTACTGGCTTGGCTTCTTCAACCTGCCCAACGTTGATGTCCAACCATAG